The Setaria italica strain Yugu1 chromosome IX, Setaria_italica_v2.0, whole genome shotgun sequence genome has a window encoding:
- the LOC101756349 gene encoding bromodomain and WD repeat-containing protein 3 translates to MSFRKHQLPHNAASISLAPLDFPSQELEKVNPLNSVMSADVASMDGVDIDMREVYFLIMHFLSHGPFKRTFGELCNELLEHQLLPRRYHGWYSRGGFHSGEENDDGISLPLDYAKLAERYPHIGKDHLVKLLKQLMVNSCHPHNLIGGVSPNAADVPTLLGSNSFSLLASERQDKETPRMPSYLRWPHIQADQVHGLGLREIGGFTKHRRAPSVRASCYAIAKPSTLVEKMQIIKRLRGHQNAVYCATFDRMGRYVITGSDDRLVKIWAMETAFCLASCRGHEGDITDLAVSSNNAVVASSSNDFIIRVWRMPDGMPVSVLKGHTGAVTAIAFSPRPGAAFQLLSSSDDGTCRIWDARYSQQPPRVYTPKPPDVATGKSGDASSSAAQVQPTNHQILCCAFNANGTVFVTGSSDTFARVWNACKSSSEEHDQPNHEMDLLSGHENDVNYVQFSGCAVASRSFSSDSGHISKEENNLKFRNSWFTHNIVTCSRDGSAIIWVPRSRRSHGKVGRWTRAYHLKVPPPPMAPQPPRGGPRQRYQPTPRGVNMIVWSLDNRFVLAAIMDCRICVWNASDGSLVHSLIGHKESTFVLDVHPFNPRIAMSAGYDGKTIIWDIWEGKPVQIYETGHFKLVDGKFSPDGTSLILSDEIGQIFIIGTGQGESQKDAKYDQFFLGDYRPLIRDTNGSVIDQETQLIPHRRNMQDFLCDAGMIPYPEPFQSMYQKRRLGTLGIEWRPPSVNFAVGPTYNATTGEYQNIPIIDPDRWEPLPEITDFIELEPENEVISDDTDSEYNGMDENSSEGEQEIMSGDSSGTSYSSAEIDADNPNSAAHLRRSRRKKKKSEADLVTSSGRRVRKKILDEPDITTVSRPHRCRKSRNGRSSKRKRSPKSRGLRPQRRAARNALSFFSKIGASTEDDEDYSEGSSSDSELNTDSTEAEQLERSGQVRFSREEDVTQPSQFADNKGNSGTGRKLVLRIPRAKIPFALESGKAECSTQDKAVNSLALADHESVEPELTVEHGHSSACKAELLTDGDLHDGSAVHSNNSIRWGEVKMRSSKRCKYSDPAGGLWSTSNNAASQDIEGSGSQEMPHEYCDGIQQSVGQNVQAIQPGIILDNIQENHSTYEYNGENFGDKEKITNDNNACADGANNTVQVHNTSQPSLKLKIKSKGFADGATLSDKSRSATVGNTMNAEHDKGSVQHEEDSSINQPRNVDLLNVSKSSQECTDKSTGLHDSKKPHLDFPKMCTAVYKRSKPNNRKKMDSDEYANDDSTSISNDDGGYQPPEYSPVTAASGRLRRSARKSYAHNDDDTPWDDISQVKDSYSSYEASTSGRRIVSDAREVMWRPPSKTVGLRSARNKRESSNFPDTHPLGKKHQTPLKYSWLMLLEHEDSYRYIPQLGDEVMYLRQGHEEYLQGMRSSDPCPWNRIKGLKAVELCKIQGLDYSSYKGSGESCCKLSIEFIDCTSTGFGKTFMITLPELVNFPDFLVERTRYEASMERNWTHRDKCKVWWRDEEGQEGGNWWEGRIMALKPKSPDFPESPWEKYVIQYKNDGSHHPHSPWELHDVGNLWVPWKHPHINLEIRDRLLSEMEKLQEMSLKNQDRYGVLKLDKVTEKSDFMNRFPVQFSIEVIKTRLANNYYRTLEAVKHDTTVMLTNAESYFSKSAEMTKKISRLSEWVDQTFSLL, encoded by the exons ATGTCTTTTAGAAAGCACCAACTTCCCCATAATGCAGCCTCCATTAGTTTGGCTCCTCTGGATTTTCCAAGTCAGGAACTGGAGAAGGTTAATCCTTTGAATTCAGTGATGTCAGCTGATGTTGCATCCATGGATGGTGTTGATATTGATATGAGAGAAGTTTACTTTCTCATTATGCATTTTTTGTCTCATGGTCCGTTTAAACGGACCTTTGGAGAACTGTGCAACGAACTCCTGGAGCACCAACTTCTACCTAGAAGGTACCATGGTTGGTATTCGCGTGGTGGTTTCCATAGTGGGGAAGAAAATGATGATGGAATATCACTCCCTTTGGATTATGCAAAGTTAGCTGAGAG ATACCCCCACATTGGTAAAGACCACTTGGTAAAGCTATTAAAGCAACTGATGGTTAATTCATGTCACCCACACAACTTGATTGGAGGAGTTTCTCCAAATGCTGCTGATGTTCCAACACTTCTTGGCTCCAACTCCTTTTCGCTTCTTGCAT CTGAGAGGCAAGATAAGGAAACTCCCAGGATGCCAAGCTATCTTCGTTGGCCGCACATACAGGCTGATCAAGTCCATGGTCTAGGTTTGAGAGAGATTGGTGGGTTTACTAAGCACCGTCGAGCTCCCTCTGTACGCGCATCGTGCTATGCTATCGCAAAGCCATCTACTCTTGTTGAAAAGATGCAAATCATAAAGAGATTGAGGGGACATCAAAATGCTGTGTATTGTG CTACCTTTGATCGCATGGGGCGTTATGTTATTACCGGTTCTGATGACCGCCTAGTTAAAATATGGGCGATGGAAACAGCTTTCTGTCTGGCTAGCTGCCGGGGCCATGAA GGTGATATTACTGATCTTGCTGTGAGTTCCAATAATGCTGTGGTGGCATCTTCATCTAATGATTTCATTATTAGAGTG TGGCGTATGCCTGATGGAATGCCAGTCTCAGTGCTCAAGGGGCATACGGGAGCAGTTACTGCTATTGCATTTAGTCCAAGGCCAGGTGCTGCTTTCCAGCTGTTGTC GTCATCAGATGATGGGACGTGCAGGATTTGGGATGCTAGATACTCCCAACAACCTCCACGAGTATATACACCAAAGCCCCCAGATGTTGCCACCG GGAAGAGCGGTGATGCATCTTCTAGCGCTGCTCAAGTTCAGCCAACAAATCACCAAATCCTATGTTGTGCGTTCAATGCTAATGGAACCGTGTTCGTCACTGGCAGCTCAGACACCTTTGCAAGG GTATGGAATGCTTGCAAGAGTTCTTCTGAGGAACATGACCAACCGAATCATGAGATGGATCTATTATCTGGGCATGAAAATGATGTAAACTATGTGCAGTTTAGTGGATGTGCGGTGGCATCAAGATCTTTTTCATCTGATTCCGGTCATATCTCTAAGGAAGAAAATAACCTTAAGTTCAGAAATTCCTG GTTCACTCATAACATTGTTACCTGCTCACGTGATGGCAGTGCAATTATATGGGTTCCACGATCTCGGAGGTCACAT GGAAAGGTTGGACGCTGGACACGTGCTTACCATCTTAAAGTTCccccacctccaatggctcctcAACCACCTCGAGGTGGTCCTCGTCAAAGATACCAACCAACTCCTCGGGGTGTCAATATGATTGTTTGGAGTCTGGACAACCGCTTTGTGCTTGCTGCTATCATGG ATTGCAGAATTTGTGTATGGAATGCTTCCGATGGTAGCTTGGTGCATTCACTGATCGGCCATAAGGAATCA ACATTTGTTCTTGATGTGCATCCATTCAACCCTCGTATAGCTATGAGTGCTGGGTATGATGGAAAGACGATCATCTGGGAT ATATGGGAAGGAAAACCTGTGCAGATTTACGAAACAGGGCATTTTAAACTAGTTGATGGGAAGTTCTCTCC GGATGGCACATCACTTATTCTATCAGATGAAATTGGGCAAATATTCATTATTGGTACTGGGCAAGGAGAGTCCCAGAAGGACGCAAAATATGATCAG TTCTTCCTTGGAGACTATCGGCCCCTTATCCGAGATACCAATGGAAGTGTTATCGATCAG GAAACACAGCTTATACCACACAGGAGAAATATGCAAGACTTCTTATGCGATGCTG GTATGATACCATATCCAGAGCCCTTTCAGAGTATGTACCAGAAACGTCGGTTAGGTACACTTGGTATTGAATGGCGACCTCCCTCTGTAAACTTTGCTGTTGGCCCCACTTACAATGCAACCACTGGTGAATACCAAAACATCCCAATTATTGATCCGGATAGGTGGGAACCACTTCCAGAGATAACAGACTTCATTGAGCTTGAACCAGAAAATGAAGTTATCTCTGACGATACTGATTCTGAGTACAATGGCATGGATGAGAATTCAAGTGAAGGAGAACAAGAGATTATGAGTGGCGACTCCTCAGGTACTTCATATTCAAGTGCAGAAATTGATGCAGATAATCCTAATAGTGCTGCTCATCTCCGCCGAtccagaagaaagaagaaaaaatctgAG GCTGATCTTGTTACTTCATCTGGCCGGCGAGTTAGGAAAAAGATTTTGGATGAGCCGGACATAACTACAGTGTCGAGGCCACATAGATGTAGGAAGTCTAGGAATGGACGTTCAAGCAAAAGGAAAAGATCCCCTAAATCCAGGGGATTGCGACCTCAAAGACGTGCTGCTCGCAATGCACTCAGTTTTTTCTCAAAGATAGGAGCTTCAACGGAAGATGATGAGGATTACTCAGAGGGCAGTTCCTCAGACAGTGAATTGAATACGGATAGTACTGAAGCTGAACAGTTAGAACGGAGTGGTCAGGTAAGATTTAGCAGAGAAGAAGATGTTACTCAACCTTCTCAATTTGCGGATAATAAGGGAAATTCTGGAACTGGTAGAAAACTAGTCCTCAGAATACCACGAGCGAAAATTCCATTTGCTTTGGAAAGTGGAAAAGCGGAATGCTCCACACAGGATAAAGCAGTGAATTCTCTTGCTCTAGCTGATCATGAATCGGTTGAGCCTGAACTAACTGTTGAACACGGACATTCCTCTGCTTGCAAGGCTGAATTATTGACAGATGGTGATCTGCATGATGGTTCTGCTGTCCACAGTAACAACTCAATTAGGTGGGGTGAAGTCAAGATGCGATCCTCAAAGCGTTGCAAGTACAGTGACCCAGCAGGAGGGTTGTGGTCCACTTCAAATAATGCAGCTTCACAGGATATTGAAGGATCAGGCAGTCAGGAGATGCCTCATGAATATTGTGATGGAATCCAGCAAAGTGTTGGGCAAAATGTACAAGCAATACAACCTGGAATAATTCTAGATAACATTCAGGAAAACCACAGTACTTATGAGtataatggagaaaattttggGGACAAAGAAAAGATAACTAACGATAATAATGCCTGTGCAGATGGAGCAAATAATACTGTACAAGTTCACAATACTTCTCAGCCTTCCTTGAAACTGAAGATCAAGTCAAAAGGCTTTGCAGATGGAGCAACTTTATCCGACAAATCAAGAAGTGCAACAGTAGGAAATACCATGAACGCCGAGCATGATAAAGGTTCAGTGCAGCATGAAGAGGATTCTTCAATCAATCAACCCAGGAATGTGGACTTACTTAATGTGTCCAAAAGTTCTCAGGAATGCACAGATAAAAGCACTGGTTTACATGATTCAAAAAAACCGCACTTGGATTTTCCAAAGATGTGCACTGCAGTGTACAAAAGGTCAAAGCCAAACAACAGGAAAAAAATGGATTCAGATGAATATGCAAACGATGATAGTACTTCTATCTCGAACGATGATGGTGGATACCAACCTCCAGAATATAGTCCTGTTACAGCTGCAAGCGGTAGATTGAGAAGAAGTGCAAGGAAGTCATATGCGCACAATGATGATGACACGCCGTGGGATGATATTTCCCAAGTGAAAGATTCTTATAGTTCCTATGAAGCTTCAACTAGTGGAAGACGAATTGTCTCAGATGCGCGTGAAGTAATGTGGCGACCCCCCTCAAAAACTGTTGGTTTAAGGTCTGCTAGGAACAAAAGAGAGAGTAGCAACTTTCCTGATACACATCCATTGGGTAAAAAGCACCAGACACCCTTAAAGTATTCATGGTTAATGTTGCTTGAGCATGAAGATAGTTACCGTTATATTCCTCAACTCGGTGATGAGGTTATGTACTTGAGGCAG GGCCACGAGGAATATCTTCAAGGAATGCGGTCATCTGATCCTTGCCCTTGGAACCGGATAAAAGGCCTTAAAGCTGTAGAACTTTGCAAAATACAGGGTCTTGATTACTCCTCTTACAAAGGATCTGGTGAAAGCTGCTGTAAACTATCCATCGAATTCATTGATTGCACTTCCACTGGGTTTGGCAAAACATTTATGATCACCTTGCCTGAGCTAGTGAACTTTCCAGATTTTCTTGTGGAAAGAACAAGGTATGAAGCTTCTATGGAACGGAACTGGACCCACAGAGATAAGTGCAAAGTTTGGTGGAGGGATGAAGAAGGACAGGAAGGAGGAAATTGGTGGGAGGGCCGGATTATGGCTCTAAAACCTAAATCACCTGATTTTCCTGAGAGCCCATGGGAGAAATATGTCATACAGTATAAGAATGATGGTTCTCATCACCCACATAGCCCCTGGGAACTTCATGATGTAGGGAATTTATGGGTTCCATGGAAACATCCACATATCAATCTCGAGATTCGAGATAGATTGTTATCAGAAATGGAAAAATTACAGGAAATGTCGCTCAAAAATCAG GATCGTTATGGTGTTTTAAAGTTAGACAAGGTCACAGAGAAGTCAGATTTTATGAACAG GTTTCCTGTCCAATTTTCCATAGAGGTGATCAAGACAAGATTAGCGAACAACTATTACAGAACTCTGGAGGCTGTCAAACATGACACCACTGTGATGCTTACAAATGCAGAGTCTTACTTTTCAAAGAGTGCCGAAATGACCAAAAAGATCAGCAGGCTCTCTGAGTGGGTCGATCAAACCTTTTCATTGTTATAG
- the LOC101773530 gene encoding probable glycosyltransferase 5 — protein MREHQGGKLAGIRRHYRRCPPAATHNIAAASLLLALCALYLIFGPASSDLDLALPRIRFVFKEPVRVAAVPAPPVAAAPAPGNATDDDEDRGLPPPRQLKDPPYSLGRTILDYDARRSAWLAAHPEFPTRVAPADRPRVLVVTGSAPVRCPDPDGDHLLLRAFKNKADYCRVHGLEVFYNTAFLDAEMSGFWAKLPLLRTLMLAHPEVELFWWVDSDAVFTDMLFELPWERYERHNLVLHGWDAKVFEEKSWVGVNTGSFLIRNCQWSLDLLDALAPMGPRGPVRDRYGELFAQELSGRPPFEADDQSALIYLLVTQRSRWGDKTFLESTYELNGFWEGIVDRYEELRRKGRPGDLGDGRWPLVTHFVGCKPCRRYADSYPADRCRRGMERAFNFADNQILRLYGFEHESLNATAVQRVRNETGGPLDADDEELARLLHPTFRAAKPT, from the coding sequence ATGAGGGAGCACCAGGGCGGCAAGCTGGCCGGCATCCGGCGGCACTACCGCCGCTGCCCCCCGGCGGCAACCCACAACATCgcggccgcctccctcctcctcgccctctgCGCGCTCTACCTCATCTTCGGCCCGGCCAGTTCCGACCTCGATCTCGCCCTGCCGCGCATCCGCTTCGTGTTCAAGGAACCCGTCCGCGTAGCAGCCGTCCCGGCGCCtcctgtcgccgccgcgcccgcgccaggCAACgcgaccgacgacgacgaggacagaGGCCTCCCGCCGCCTCGGCAGCTGAAGGACCCGCCCTACTCGCTGGGCCGCACCATCCTGGACTACGACGCGCGCCGGTCGGCCTGGCTCGCCGCGCACCCGGAGTTCCCCACGCGCGTGGCCCCCGCGGATCGGCCGCGGGTGCTGGTCGTGACGGGGTCGGCCCCCGTCCGGTGCCCCGACCCGGACGGCGACCACCTGCTGCTGCGCGCGTTCAAGAACAAGGCCGACTACTGCCGCGTGCACGGCCTCGAGGTGTTCTACAACACGGCGTTCCTGGACGCCGAGATGTCGGGCTTCTGGGCGAAGCTGCCGCTGCTGCGGACGCTGATGCTGGCGCACCCGGAGGTGGAGCTCTTCTGGTGGGTGGACTCCGACGCCGTGTTCACGGACATGCTCTTCGAGCTGCCGTGGGAGAGGTACGAGCGCCACAACCTCGTGCTCCACGGCTGGGACGCCAAGGTGTTCGAGGAGAAGAGCTGGGTCGGCGTCAACACCGGCAGCTTCCTCATCCGCAACTGCCAATGGTCGCTCGACCTCCTGGACGCGCTGGCGCCCATGGGGCCGCGCGGCCCCGTGCGCGACAGGTACGGTGAGCTCTTCGCGCAGGAGCTCTCCGGGCGGCCGCCGTTCGAGGCCGACGACCAGTCGGCGCTCATCTACCTGCTCGTGACGCAGCGGAGCAGGTGGGGCGACAAGACGTTCCTGGAGAGCACATACGAGCTCAACGGTTTCTGGGAGGGGATCGTGGACAGGTACGAGGAGCTCCGGCGGAAGGGGCGGCCTGGCGACCTCGGCGACGGCCGGTGGCCGCTCGTGACGCACTTCGTCGGGTGCAAGCCGTGCCGGCGGTACGCGGACAGCTACCCGGCGGACCGATGCCGGCGCGGCATGGAGCGCGCGTTCAACTTCGCCGACAACCAGATACTGAGGCTGTACGGGTTCGAGCACGAGTCGCTCAACGCCACCGCCGTGCAGCGCGTCCGGAACGAGACCGGCGGGCCGCTGGACGCGGACGACGAGGAGCTCGCCCGGCTGTTGCACCCCACCTTCCGGGCCGCCAAGCCCACGTAG
- the LOC101774339 gene encoding probable glycosyltransferase 4: protein MSEKADRRAWQHRPLRLIVILVLFLLGAPCAIFFFMSTGVALPRIRIEYDRCGGAPTTSVRTNQPPASPSPPPPHLGVDGDEKQSPPPPPRQLMDPPLSLGPAVSDYDERRDKWLRDNPRFPAFVALGRPRVLVVSGSSPRRCSAPDGDHLLLRAFKNKVDYCRVHGFDIFYSTSVLDAELTGFWTKLPLLRSLMLAHPETEFLWWMDSDLMLTDMLSEPPWGRYARHNLVVPGWDDKVYGDRSWLGINAGSFIIRNCRWSLDLLDAWARMGPRGPVREMYGKLIAETLSDRGPYEACDQSALVYLLVTERGRWGGKTLLENTYSLHGFWAGIVDKYEEMRRPGGEPVPLVTHFVGCKPCGGGDSSYDAERCRRGMERALNFADDQILNLYGFGHESLNTTAVRRVRNDTGGPLDADDVELGRLLHPTFMAAKL from the coding sequence ATGTCGGAAAAGGCCGACCGGCGAGCTTGGCAGCATCGTCCGCTCCGCCTCATTGTCATCCTCGTCCTATTCTTGCTCGGGGCGCCGtgcgccatcttcttcttcatgtcgACCGGCGTGGCCCTCCCTCGCATCCGCATCGAGTACgaccgctgcggcggcgctcCCACAACCAGCGTACGTACAAATCAGCCGCCAGCGTCAccgtcaccaccgcctccgcaTTTGGGTGTCGACGGTGACGAGAAGCAaagcccgcctccgccgccacgccagCTGATGGACCCGCCGCTCTCCCTCGGCCCGGCCGTGTCGGACTACGACGAGCGCCGAGACAAATGGCTCCGCGACAACCCGCGGTTCCCGGCCTTCGTCGCTCTGGGGAGGCCCCGTGTGCTCGTGGTCTCCGGGTCGTCCCCGCGCCGGTGCAGCGCCCCGGACGGCGACCACCTGCTGCTCCGCGCGTTCAAGAACAAGGTGGATTACTGCCGCGTCCACGGCTTCGACATCTTCTACAGCACCTCCGTGCTCGACGCCGAGCTGACGGGGTTCTGGACCAAGCTGCCGCTGCTGCGGTCGCTGATGCTCGCGCACCCGGAGACGGAGTTCCTATGGTGGATGGACTCCGACCTGATGCTCACCGACATGCTGTCCGAGCCGCCGTGGGGCAGGTACGCGCGCCACAACCTCGTGGTCCCGGGCTGGGACGACAAGGTGTACGGCGACAGGAGCTGGCTCGGCATCAACGCCGGCAgcttcatcatccgcaactgCCGGTGGTCGCTCGACCTGCTCGACGCGTGGGCGCGCATGGGGCCGCGCGGCCCCGTGCGCGAGATGTACGGAAAGCTCATCGCCGAGACGCTCTCCGACCGCGGGCCGTACGAGGCCTGCGACCAGTCGGCGCTCGTCTACCTGCTCGTGACGGAGCGCGGCAGGTGGGGCGGCAAGACGCTCCTCGAGAACACGTACAGCCTGCACGGCTTCTGGGCGGGGATCGTGGACAAGTACGAGGAGatgcggcggcccggcggcgagccggtgcCACTGGTGACGCACTTCGTCGGGTGCAagccgtgcggcggcggcgactccagCTACGACGCCGAGCGGTGCCGGCGCGGCATGGAGCGCGCGCTCAACTTCGCCGACGACCAGATACTGAACCTGTACGGGTTCGGGCACGAGTCGCTCAACACCACCGCCGTGCGGCGCGTCCGGAACGACACCGGCGGGCCGCTGGACGCGGACGACGTCGAGCTCGGACGGCTCTTGCACCCGACGTTCATGGCTGCCAAATTGTGA
- the LOC101773944 gene encoding probable glycosyltransferase 4, producing MSEEADRRARQQRPLPVPIIPVVLFLAAPFALFLFTSSDLQLQLPRIRIEYDRRDAPAISAPTAERTPPPYPVPGADSDEERWLGPPPRQLTDPPYSLGAAVSDYDARRAKWLRANPRFPAFVAPGRPRVLVVTGSPPRRCGNADGDHLLLRAFKNKVDYCRVHGFDVFYSNAVLDAELSGFWTKLPILRALMLAHPETEFLWWADSDVVFTDMLFEPPWGKYAEHNLVIPGWHEKVYVAKSWLGINAGSFIIRNCRWSLDLLDAWARMGPRGPVRDRYGKVLGKALSDRASYEADDQSALVYLLVTQRGRWGGKTFLESSYSLHGFWVEIVDRYEEMRRRHRTTPVAGGERWPLVTHFVGCKPCGGQYASYDAARCRHGMERALNFADDQILRLYGFEHESLNTTAVRRVQNDTGGPLDEEIGRLLHPAFRAGRPR from the coding sequence ATGTCGGAGGAAGCCGACCGACGAGCGCGGCAGCAACGGCCGCTCCCCGTCCCGATCATCCCCGTCGTGCTCTTCCTTGCCGCGCCGTTCGCCCTCTTCCTGTTCACGTCGTCCGACTTGCAGCTGCAGCTCCCCCGCATCCGCATCGAGTACGACCGCCGCGACGCCCCCGCCATCAGCGCGCCCACGGCCgagcgcacgccgccgccgtatCCGGTTCCGGGCGCCGACAGCGACGAGGAGCGATGGctcggcccgccgccgcgccagctGACGGACCCGCCCTACTCGCTCGGCGCAGCCGTGTCGGACTACGACGCGCGCAGGGCGAAGTGGCTCCGCGCCAACCCGCGGTTCCCGGCCTTCGTCGCGCCGGGTAGGCCCCGGGTGCTCGTGGTCACcgggtcgccgccgcgccggtgcGGGAACGCGGACGGCGaccacttgctcctccgcgcgtTCAAGAACAAGGTCGACTACTGCCGCGTCCACGGCTTCGACGTATTCTACAGCAATGCCGTGCTCGACGCCGAGCTGTCGGGGTTCTGGACCAAGCTGCCGATCCTTCGCGCGCTGATGCTCGCGCACCCGGAGACGGAGTTCCTGTGGTGGGCGGACTCCGACGTCGTGTTCACCGACATGCTGTTCGAGCCGCCGTGGGGCAAGTACGCCGAACACAACCTTGTCATCCCCGGCTGGCACGAGAAGGTGTACGTCGCCAAGAGCTGGCTCGGCATCAACGCCGGCAgcttcatcatccgcaactgCCGGTGGTCGCTCGACCTGCTGGACGCGTGGGCTCGCATGGGCCCGCGCGGCCCCGTGCGCGACAGGTACGGGAAGGTCCTCGGCAAGGCGCTCTCCGACCGGGCGTCGTACGAGGCCGATGACCAGTCGGCGCTCGTGTACCTGCTCGTGACGCAGCGCGGCAGGTGGGGCGGCAAGACGTTCCTCGAGAGCTCCTACAGCCTGCACGGCTTCTGGGTGGAGATCGTGGACAGGTACGAGGAGATGAGGCGGCGGCACCGGACGACGCCGGTCGCCGGAGGAGAACGGTGGCCGCTGGTGACGCACTTCGTCGGGTGCAAGCCGTGCGGGGGGCAGTACGCGAGCTACGACGCCGCGCGGTGCCGCCACGGCATGGAGCGCGCGCTCAACTTCGCCGACGACCAGATCCTGAGGCTGTACGGGTTCGAGCACGAGTCGCTCAACACCACAGCCGTGCGGCGCGTCCAGAACGACACCGGCGGGCCGCTGGACGAGGAGATCGGCCGGCTCTTGCACCCGGCGTTCAGGGCGGGCAGACCCAGGTGA